Proteins encoded in a region of the Zea mays cultivar B73 chromosome 4, Zm-B73-REFERENCE-NAM-5.0, whole genome shotgun sequence genome:
- the LOC100285726 gene encoding oligopeptide transporter 4, producing MGEIGTDHRGLAEAEAGVGGKEEGIVLGGHEEEEETSPVEQVRLTVPSTDDPSLPVWTFRMWSIGLLSCALMSFLNQFFSYRTEPLIVTQITVQVASLPLGHFMARALPRARFRAPALLGGGEWSLNPGPFNVKEHVLISIFANAGFAFGNGSAYAVAIIDIIRAFYHRHISFFTAWLLVVTTQVLGYGWAGLLRKYVVQPAHMWWPGTLVQVSLFRALHEKDESAKASRQISRSKFFLVVLACSFAWYAVPGYLFPTLTSISWVCWVFSRSVTAQQLGSGMSGLGLGAFTLDWSTVSSFLFSPLISPFFATANIFFGYVFFVYVIMPAAYWGFDLYSAKTFPIFSSHLFMSNGSSYDVQSIVNNRFELDLDAYGKNGKVSLSVFFALSYGFSFATIAATITHVGLFYGKEIYYRFRSSQKEKPDIHTKLMERYSEIPAWWFYSLMALSIVVSLLLCTVLKREVQLPWWGLIFACGMAFVFTLPISIITATTNQTPGLNVITEYAMGLIMPGSPIAVVCFKVYGYMSMAQAVAFLSDFKLGHYMKIPPKSMFLVQFVGTIVAGTVNIGTAWWLLGSIDGICSDSLPPDSPWTCPNDRVFFDASVIWGLVGPRRIFGPDGNYGALNWFFLIGAAGPVIVYALHRTFPGQRWIPLINLPVLFGATAYMPPATAVNYNSWLLVGTVFNFFVFRYRKKWWTRYNYILSAALDAGVAFMGVVLYFSLTMQNKSIDWWGTAGEHCPLARCPTAKGVDLGDGVCPVF from the exons ATGGGCGAGATAGGCACGGACCACCGCGGCctagccgaggccgaggccggcgTCGGCGGCAAGGAGGAGGGCATCGTCCTCGGCGGccacgaggaggaggaggagacttCGCCGGTGGAGCAGGTGCGGCTGACGGTGCCGTCGACGGACGACCCGTCGCTGCCGGTGTGGACGTTCCGGATGTGGAGCATCGGGCTGCTGTCGTGCGCGCTCATGAGCTTCCTCAACCAGTTCTTCTCGTACCGGACGGAGCCGCTGATCGTGACGCAGATCACGGTGCAGGTGGCGTCGCTGCCGCTGGGCCACTTCATGGCCCGCGCGCTGCCGCGCGCCAGGTTCCGGGCGCCCGCGCTGCTGGGCGGCGGGGAGTGGAGCCTCAACCCGGGGCCCTTCAACGTCAAGGAGCACGTGCTCATCTCCATCTTCGCCAACGCCGGCTTCGCGTTCGGCAACGGCAGCGCCTACGCCGTCGCCATCATCGACATCATCCGCGCCTTCTACCACCGCCACATCTCCTTCTTCACCGCCTGGCTCCTCGTCGTCACCACGCAG GTGCTCGGGTACGGGTGGGCAGGGCTGCTGCGCAAGTACGTGGTGCAGCCGGCGCACATGTGGTGGCCGGGCACGCTCGTCCAGGTCTCCCTCTTCCG GGCATTGCACGAGAAGGACGAATCCGCCAAAGCCTCGCGCCAGATCTCTCGCTCCAAGTTCTTCCTGGTGGTGCTGGCGTGCAGCTTCGCCTGGTACGCCGTGCCGGGCTACCTCTTCCCGACGCTGACGTCCATCTCGTGGGTGTGCTGGGTCTTCTCCAGGTCCGTGACGGCGCAGCAGCTGGGGTCGGGCATgagcggcctcggcctcggcgccTTCACGCTCGACTGGTCCACCGTCTCCTCCTTCCTCTTCAGCCCCCTCATCTCGCCCTTCTTCGCTaccgccaacatcttctttggctACGTGTTCTTCGTCTACGTCATCATGCCTGCAGCGTACTGGGGGTTTGACTTGTACAGCGCCAAGACGTTCCCCATCTTTTCCTCGCACCTGTTCATGTCGAACGGCAGCAGCTACGACGTCCAATCGATCGTGAACAACCGGTTTGAGCTTGACCTGGACGCTTATGGTAAGAACGGCAAAGTCAGCCTCAGCGTGTTCTTTGCACTCAGTTACGGCTTCAGCTTCGCCACCATTGCCGCCACCATCACTCATGTCGGGCTCTTCTATGGAAA GGAAATCTACTACCGTTTCAGATCGTCGCAGAAGGAGAAGCCTGACATCCACACGAAGCTGATGGAGAGGTACAGCGAAATCCCAGCATGGTGGTTCTACTCGTTGATGGCGCTATCAATTGTAGTGTCCCTTCTCCTCTGTACCGTGCTGAAGCGTGAGGTACAGCTCCCATGGTGGGGCCTCATCTTCGCATGTGGCATGGCATTCGTCTTCACACTTCCCATCAGCATCATCACTGCGACGACCAACCAG ACGCCAGGTCTGAATGTGATCACTGAGTATGCTATGGGTCTAATTATGCCGGGCTCTCCTATCGCCGTCGTCTGCTTCAAAGTCTATGGCTACATGAGCATGGCACAGGCTGTTGCCTTCCTCTCGGACTTCAAACTTGGCCACTACATGAAGATCCCTCCCAAGTCCATGTTCCTTGTCCAG TTTGTCGGTACCATTGTGGCTGGCACGGTGAACATCGGGACGGCATGGTGGCTGCTGGGCTCCATCGACGGCATCTGCTCCGACTCACTCCCACCAGACAGCCCCTGGACATGTCCTAACGACCGCGTCTTCTTCGACGCGTCAGTCATCTGGGGCCTCGTGGGTCCACGGCGCATCTTCGGGCCAGACGGGAACTACGGCGCCCTCAACTGGTTCTTCCTCATCGGCGCGGCGGGCCCGGTCATCGTGTACGCCCTCCACAGGACGTTTCCCGGCCAGAGGTGGATACCGCTGATCAACCTCCCGGTGCTCTTCGGCGCGACGGCCTACATGCCCCCGGCGACGGCTGTCAACTACAACTCGTGGCTGCTCGTCGGCACCGTCTTCAACTTCTTCGTCTTCCGGTACCGGAAGAAGTGGTGGACGCGGTACAACTACATCCTCTCCGCCGCTCTCGACGCCGGCGTCGCGTTCATGGGGGTGGTGCTGTACTTCTCGTTGACCATGCAGAACAAGAGCATCGACTGGTGGGGCACCGCAGGAGAGCACTGCCCTCTCGCCAGGTGCCCCACCGCGAAAGGGGTGGACTTGGGTGACGGCGTCTGCCCAGTGTTCTGA